The genomic segment GTGGGGAGTAACTGAAATAAGTAAGGCTTTGAACATGTACAAAAGTCATGTGCATAATATCTTATCAACTCTTGAAGCAAAAGATTTTGTTAAGAAAGATCCTATAACGGAAAAATATAAACTTGGTGTAAAGCTTTTTGAGCTAGGAAGTGTTGTTCTTAAAGAGATGGATTTAAGAAAGATTGCCCTTCCATATATAGAAAAACTATCAAAAGAGTTCAATGAAACAGTACATTTAGGGATTTTAACTGAAGGAAGTGTTTTATCTATAGAGCTGGAAGAATCGGCTCAAAGTTTGCGTCCTCGTATCTTTATTGGTAAAAGAGCTCCGTTACACTGCACAGCTGTTGGAAAGGCGATTATGGCTTATCTTTCTGAAGATGAGTTTGATTATATTGTAAAAGAGAAAGGTTTAAAAAAATATACAAAAAATACAATTACGGATGTAGAAGAACTTAAAAAAGAATTGGAAAAGATTCGACAACAAGGGTATGCAGTAGATAATAATGAACATGAGGATGGGGTATGTTGTGTGGCGAGCCCTATTCGGAATCATACAGGAAAAGTTATTGCTTCGCTGAGTGTTTCAGGTCCGGCATTTCGGATAAACGAAGACAATATACCTAATATTGCTAGAAAAGTTAAGGAATACTGTAATCAGATATCTGCAAAAATGGGCTATACTTTAAAAACCGCTAAAGATAATGTTGATTTAAATTAATGTATTTTTTGGCGTTTCATTCCTGGGAGATCTACAAGGTGGTTAATTATTAGACTTTAAGGAAAGGCATTAACACAAATTATTTGACTTAATAAAAATAAAATTTTAATAGGGGGTAATTTTTATGAAATCAACAGCTATAGGTTTAGTAATGATTAATGATGAAAGAGAACATGTATATACCCAGAATAATGCAGAAAATATGGCGGTATTAAAAAAATGGGCTGAAGTTATACGAAAAAAAATAAAAAATGTTGATGGAACTACTCCTGAAGTGATAGTAGGTTCAGAAATCATTACAAGTGTAAGAGTGGCTCAAAGGGTAGGGGAAGAATTATCAAGAGCAAATGTTAAACAGGTAATTATGTGTTATAATGTATGGAATTTTCCCTTTTTAGCCTGGCCCTTTTTGAATACATTGGGACGAGACATACCTGTTTTAAGTCTTTCGAATAACAATGGTAAGTTTCCTGGTAATGTGGGTTTGTTAGCTACAGATGGGAGTTTGCGTCAGGCAGGAATCAGAACCCATAGAATAGTTGGCGAGATAGATGATGAAGAGACACAAAATAAAGTAATAGATTGGATAAGAGCTAGTTTAGCATTAACAACTATTCAGAATGAAGTATATGGTTTATATGGCGGACCTTCCATGGGAATGGAGACAGGATATTTTCATTTAGTTCCTACCCTAAAAACTTTAGGAACTACTGTAAGACAGATTGATCAATACTTATTAATTAAAACTATAGAAAATGAAGTAGATGAAGATGAAGTAGAAAAAGGGTTAAAGTGGTTCGAAAAACTATTGGGAGATCGTTTGCTATATGATGGAAAGGTACTTACCCCAGAGACTTTAAAAAATCAAATACGAATTTATTTAGCAATGGAATTGTTGAATGAAGAAAAGGGATTTGATTTCTGTGGTTTGAAGGGGCAGAGAGAATTGACAGAATATTATACTCTGGGTGATGTACCTGAGATGCTTATGAATGATCCTTATGACTGGCGTGGAAGTAAGGAATCAGTTGTTTGTGCAACAGAAGCTGATGCTAATGCAGCTTTGACAATGCAATTATTAAAATATATTAGTGGTGGTTTACCAACATTATTTATGGATGTAAGACTCTATCATCCAGATAAGGATATTTGGGATATGTGTAACTCAGGAAATCATTCCAGTTACTATGCTAATTTAAGTATGGATGCTGAAGAAAACTTTAAGAAAATTACTTTCCATCCAGCTTTAGAATATTATTTTAAAGCCGGAGGGGCTTCAGTGGAATTTGATGCAGCTGCTACACCTTTAACTTTTGCTAGATTGGGCTTCTGGGATGATGAACCGTATATGGTAATAATTTCAGGTGAAAGTGTAGAATTACCTGCTGAGGAAAGAAAAGCATTAAATCAACAAACAGACCCAACATGGCCTCATGTCCATGCAAAATTAGATTGTTCATTTGAAGAATTTATTGATGTTTTTCCGGCAAATCATATTCAAGCAGTAGTAGGTGATAAAGTAAGGGCACTAAAATATTTGTGTGAAATTGCAGGAATTAAACCTATTATTTTAGGTTCCAAAGAATATAAAGAACCAATTTGGAAGCGGATTAAGTAATAAAAAGTTAAAAGACACGGTTTTATAAAACCGTGTCTTTTGCCAATATTCAATAAAAATTGGAAGGAGGAAGGAAATTGAGTTATTTAGTAGGAGTAGATGTTGGAACTCAGGGTACTAAAGCTGTTATGGTTAATACTGAAGGTAAGATTATTGCTACAAGTTATAAAGGTTATGATGTAATTAAGCCCCAACCTTTATGGGCTGAACAGTGGCCAGATGTTTGGTTAAATGCAACGTATTATACTATTAAAACAGTAATTGAAAAGGCGAATCTTGAGCCAGGGCAGATTAAAGGGATTGCTATTAGTAGTCTTTATGGTGGTTCTGGAATTCCTGTAGATAAAGAGATTAAACCTGTGGCTCCCTGTTTAATTTGGATGGATAGACGTGCAGAAGCTGAGGTTAACTGGGTTAAAGAAAATATTGATTTAGAAGAGCTGTACAAAATTACCGGTAATACTGTAGATTCTTACTATGGATTTACCAAAATGCTTTGGATAAAAAATAATTGGCCAGAGGTTTGGAAAAAAATTAACTTATTTTTGCCACCAAATTCATATATTATTTACCATTTAACTGGTGAAATAGCTATAGATTATTCTTCTGCTGGCAATATAGGTGGAATATTTGATATAAAGGAAAGAAAATGGTCTATAAAAATGTTAAATCAATTGGGAATACCTTTGGAATATCAGCCTCAAAGGTTAGTTGCATCTCAAGAAGTGGTTGGGGAGATTACTAAAGAGGCGTCGGAGAAAACAGGACTGAAAGTCGGTACACCGGTAATTGCAGGTGGAATTGATGCTGCAGTGGCTACTTTGAGTGCAGGAGCTTTTAAAGAAGGAAATCATGTGGCGATGATAGGTACATCTATGTGTTGGGGTTTTATAACTGAAAAGACTAATCTTTCTTCGAAATTAGTCAGTATGCCTCATGTAATTGATCCCTTGAATAAGGTATATACTTTTGGCGGTGCAGCCACTGCTGGAGCCGTGGTAAGATGGTTCCGTGATGTTTTTGGCCGTCAGGAATTGGAGGTAGAAAATAAGTTAGACATTAATGCTTATAGTTTATTGGAATTAGGAGTTAAAGATATTCCTGCAGGTTCGGATGGTTTATTAGTTTTACCCTATTTTATGGGTGAAAGAAGTCCTATTTGGGATAGTAATGCTAGGGGAACAATTCTCGGTCTTAGTCTTTACCATAGTAAAGGACACCTATATAAAGCATTTATGGAGGGTGTAGCTTATGCGTTAAGACATAATATGGAAGTAGTAACTGATACTGATCTAAAATTGGATGATGAGATAATTATGGTTGGTGGTGTAAGTAAGTCGATGGTATGGCCTCAAATTTTTGCTGATGTAACTGGTTATCCTATAAAAATTATAAAGTATGATGTAGAAGCTCCTTTGGGCGATGCGTTATTAGCTGGATTGGGGACAGGTGTAATTGATAATCCTGAAATATTAGCTGAGTGGTTAAAGTATAAAACAGTTATTAAACCCAATGCTAAAAACAAAGAAATATATGATAGGTATTTTGAAGAATATAAGAAAGTTTATTTAAATCTAAAAGAAAATATGAAAGTAATTAACCGGATAAAAAAATAAGTTAAACTATTCTGAAAACTAATTTTAAAGAAAAAAAGACCCTCCTAAGTTCTGTTATTTCTTTAAAAACAGAACACAGGGTCTATGTTTGAATGTAAATTTCTATGCACTTTTTTTCTCTATGTTAATATTGTAACCTAGCTTTTCTAACTTGCGAACCAGGTTATGTACAATTTTACCCTCTTTTCTTTTTTCAAAGTAATCTGCACCAAGTTCCTGATACGGCTGATTTTTCTTCAAAATGTGATAAACAATTGTTAGAATTGTGTGGGCAACAGCTATGCAGGCACGATTAGACCCGCGGCGGGCGGCAAGCCTGCGGTATTAGGCGGAAAGATAAGTATTTTTTGTTCGAGAGGCTGACCTACTGGCTTCAACCAATGTTGACCGAAGATGCTTATTTCCTTTTGTCGTTCGTCCGGATTTCCGCTTTCCGGCACTTTCATTGTTGCCTGGAGCTATTCCGGCCCATGATGCCAGATGCTTAGAT from the Anoxybacter fermentans genome contains:
- a CDS encoding IclR family transcriptional regulator; the encoded protein is MAKKIIQSIDRALQVLELFSLEKPEWGVTEISKALNMYKSHVHNILSTLEAKDFVKKDPITEKYKLGVKLFELGSVVLKEMDLRKIALPYIEKLSKEFNETVHLGILTEGSVLSIELEESAQSLRPRIFIGKRAPLHCTAVGKAIMAYLSEDEFDYIVKEKGLKKYTKNTITDVEELKKELEKIRQQGYAVDNNEHEDGVCCVASPIRNHTGKVIASLSVSGPAFRINEDNIPNIARKVKEYCNQISAKMGYTLKTAKDNVDLN
- a CDS encoding L-fucose/L-arabinose isomerase family protein yields the protein MKSTAIGLVMINDEREHVYTQNNAENMAVLKKWAEVIRKKIKNVDGTTPEVIVGSEIITSVRVAQRVGEELSRANVKQVIMCYNVWNFPFLAWPFLNTLGRDIPVLSLSNNNGKFPGNVGLLATDGSLRQAGIRTHRIVGEIDDEETQNKVIDWIRASLALTTIQNEVYGLYGGPSMGMETGYFHLVPTLKTLGTTVRQIDQYLLIKTIENEVDEDEVEKGLKWFEKLLGDRLLYDGKVLTPETLKNQIRIYLAMELLNEEKGFDFCGLKGQRELTEYYTLGDVPEMLMNDPYDWRGSKESVVCATEADANAALTMQLLKYISGGLPTLFMDVRLYHPDKDIWDMCNSGNHSSYYANLSMDAEENFKKITFHPALEYYFKAGGASVEFDAAATPLTFARLGFWDDEPYMVIISGESVELPAEERKALNQQTDPTWPHVHAKLDCSFEEFIDVFPANHIQAVVGDKVRALKYLCEIAGIKPIILGSKEYKEPIWKRIK
- a CDS encoding FGGY-family carbohydrate kinase, with amino-acid sequence MSYLVGVDVGTQGTKAVMVNTEGKIIATSYKGYDVIKPQPLWAEQWPDVWLNATYYTIKTVIEKANLEPGQIKGIAISSLYGGSGIPVDKEIKPVAPCLIWMDRRAEAEVNWVKENIDLEELYKITGNTVDSYYGFTKMLWIKNNWPEVWKKINLFLPPNSYIIYHLTGEIAIDYSSAGNIGGIFDIKERKWSIKMLNQLGIPLEYQPQRLVASQEVVGEITKEASEKTGLKVGTPVIAGGIDAAVATLSAGAFKEGNHVAMIGTSMCWGFITEKTNLSSKLVSMPHVIDPLNKVYTFGGAATAGAVVRWFRDVFGRQELEVENKLDINAYSLLELGVKDIPAGSDGLLVLPYFMGERSPIWDSNARGTILGLSLYHSKGHLYKAFMEGVAYALRHNMEVVTDTDLKLDDEIIMVGGVSKSMVWPQIFADVTGYPIKIIKYDVEAPLGDALLAGLGTGVIDNPEILAEWLKYKTVIKPNAKNKEIYDRYFEEYKKVYLNLKENMKVINRIKK